In Peptostreptococcaceae bacterium, a genomic segment contains:
- a CDS encoding YkuS family protein — MNKVYTIATQPGMDEVSKFLIAQGHIVCKDGTCGIKPDITLLSGIDMEWEQMNADECLIIDDESNKKMLLVNITGLSNEEILEKINTNYCF; from the coding sequence ATGAATAAAGTCTATACAATAGCAACACAGCCAGGAATGGATGAGGTCTCAAAATTTCTTATCGCCCAAGGCCATATAGTCTGCAAGGATGGAACTTGCGGAATCAAACCGGACATCACTCTCCTCAGTGGCATCGACATGGAATGGGAACAAATGAATGCAGACGAATGCCTTATTATTGACGATGAAAGCAACAAGAAGATGTTGCTTGTAAACATCACAGGTTTAAGCAATGAAGAAATTCTCGAAAAAATCAACACCAATTATTGTTTTTAA
- a CDS encoding ribonuclease HI, whose product MKTVNIYTDGACSGNQNDINLGGWGAVLEYGPHSKSIFGGEKNTTNNRMEMMALIEALDSLTEKKMVLNIFSDSAYLIDCFKKKWYLNWKSNGWQTSGKKPVENKDLWVRLLCQVEKYPFIRFHRIKGHLNPNKKEQLDKWYEKFKLWNGNDFSYETYLHVVDMNNEADALANKGVDSLSEL is encoded by the coding sequence TTGAAGACTGTAAATATTTACACGGACGGAGCCTGCTCCGGAAATCAGAACGACATAAATTTGGGTGGATGGGGCGCGGTTTTAGAATATGGCCCCCACTCAAAGAGTATTTTCGGTGGCGAAAAAAATACTACCAACAACCGTATGGAAATGATGGCTCTCATTGAAGCTCTTGATTCCCTCACGGAAAAAAAAATGGTCCTAAATATATTCTCCGACAGCGCCTATCTGATTGACTGCTTCAAGAAGAAATGGTACTTAAATTGGAAAAGCAACGGCTGGCAAACAAGTGGTAAAAAACCTGTGGAAAACAAGGATTTATGGGTTCGTCTTTTGTGTCAGGTAGAAAAATACCCCTTCATACGATTTCACCGCATAAAGGGGCATTTGAATCCCAATAAAAAAGAGCAATTGGACAAGTGGTATGAAAAATTTAAATTATGGAACGGAAACGATTTCTCCTACGAAACATATCTCCATGTAGTCGATATGA
- a CDS encoding thioredoxin family protein: MIVKVLGGGCKNCEKLYANVTEAAANKGVSITIEKVTDYREIVSYGVMKTPALVIDEEVKVSGRVARISEIESLL; this comes from the coding sequence ATGATTGTAAAGGTATTGGGAGGCGGTTGCAAAAACTGCGAAAAGCTTTATGCGAATGTAACGGAGGCCGCCGCTAACAAGGGCGTTTCCATAACGATAGAAAAGGTAACTGACTACAGGGAAATAGTATCCTACGGAGTCATGAAGACACCCGCGCTGGTTATTGATGAGGAAGTCAAGGTTTCGGGTAGGGTGGCACGCATATCTGAAATCGAGTCCCTCCTTTAA